A single region of the Chryseobacterium sp. 6424 genome encodes:
- the menD gene encoding 2-succinyl-5-enolpyruvyl-6-hydroxy-3-cyclohexene-1-carboxylic-acid synthase yields the protein MKQYSAKRSIQLLAYLLKEYGISNVVISPGSRNAPLAIHFSETDGLNCYSIVDERSAGFVGLGMAKSEKKPVALTCTSGSAAANYYPAVTEAFYSNIPLLLLTADRPSDYVDIFDGQTIRQQGIFQQHSYGDFQLVEDSKTNAEEENFSIIKKAIERCIEKQGPVHINIPLEEPLYEMMAELPVFPPVEKTLQKKTYTLPPRLAANWHLSKRVLILVGTRDYSEELQMQLAQLVKNHSAVVLTEVNSNLHHEKFFPYIDRYIFNFTEEDYRTYAPDLLITIGQNVVSKKVKQFLRKAAPKNHWHIDEAWHPDTFFVLNEKIESRPEAFFSQLLKHITPEPQAYYNLWDVLRDKKDLKHQEYCLKTSFSDFKFFEILSDKIPENVQLHFSNSSAIRYAQLFEYKKNHIHCNRGTSGIDGSTSTAMGFAMRQQQQTVLVTGDVSFFYDINGLWNPYIPPYTRIIIFNNAGGEIFKFIPGPDTTNALEEFILTRHHHNAEYLAKHFGFSYSKADDEDTLIRILDNFFKPDAKPKILEVDTTAVENAAVLKAYFQFLKD from the coding sequence ATGAAACAATACTCCGCCAAACGCAGCATTCAACTGTTAGCCTACCTTTTGAAAGAATACGGAATTTCTAACGTGGTGATCTCGCCAGGCTCCCGAAATGCGCCACTCGCGATTCATTTTTCTGAAACTGATGGGCTGAACTGTTATAGTATTGTGGATGAAAGAAGCGCTGGCTTTGTAGGTCTTGGCATGGCCAAAAGCGAGAAAAAGCCAGTCGCGTTAACGTGTACCAGCGGCTCCGCGGCAGCTAATTATTATCCGGCTGTGACAGAGGCGTTTTATTCAAACATCCCATTATTGCTGCTTACGGCAGACCGCCCTTCTGATTATGTGGATATTTTCGATGGACAAACCATCCGCCAACAAGGGATTTTCCAACAACATTCGTATGGCGATTTTCAGCTTGTAGAAGACTCAAAAACAAATGCGGAGGAAGAGAATTTCAGTATCATAAAAAAAGCTATCGAACGCTGTATCGAAAAGCAAGGACCGGTGCACATCAACATCCCATTAGAGGAACCGCTTTATGAAATGATGGCTGAACTGCCGGTTTTCCCGCCGGTAGAAAAAACTTTACAGAAAAAGACCTATACCTTACCTCCTAGACTGGCTGCTAACTGGCATCTTTCAAAAAGGGTGCTTATATTGGTCGGCACACGCGATTACAGTGAAGAGTTGCAGATGCAACTCGCACAATTGGTGAAAAACCATTCTGCCGTGGTGCTGACAGAGGTAAACTCGAATCTGCATCATGAAAAATTCTTCCCGTATATCGACCGCTATATCTTCAACTTCACTGAAGAGGATTACCGTACTTATGCACCGGATTTGCTGATTACTATTGGCCAAAACGTGGTTTCTAAGAAAGTGAAACAGTTTCTGAGGAAAGCTGCGCCAAAAAATCATTGGCATATTGATGAAGCGTGGCACCCAGACACTTTCTTCGTCCTCAATGAAAAAATCGAGAGCCGCCCCGAAGCTTTTTTTTCCCAATTGCTGAAGCATATTACTCCCGAACCGCAGGCGTACTACAACCTATGGGATGTATTGCGTGATAAAAAAGACCTTAAACACCAGGAGTATTGCCTGAAGACCTCTTTCTCGGATTTTAAATTCTTCGAGATATTATCTGATAAAATTCCGGAGAACGTACAGTTGCATTTCAGTAATTCCTCAGCGATCCGTTACGCGCAACTTTTTGAGTACAAAAAAAACCATATCCACTGCAACCGTGGCACCAGCGGCATTGATGGCTCTACCTCCACCGCCATGGGCTTTGCGATGCGCCAACAGCAGCAAACCGTATTGGTCACCGGTGATGTGAGCTTCTTTTATGACATCAACGGATTATGGAACCCCTACATCCCGCCGTATACACGTATCATCATTTTTAACAATGCCGGTGGCGAAATCTTCAAATTCATACCAGGGCCCGATACGACCAATGCGTTAGAGGAATTTATTCTTACCCGTCATCACCACAATGCTGAGTATCTGGCCAAACATTTCGGTTTCTCTTACAGCAAAGCAGATGACGAAGATACACTCATCCGTATTCTGGATAACTTCTTTAAACCTGATGCCAAGCCTAAAATACTTGAAGTAGATACTACGGCTGTAGAAAATGCGGCGGTCCTTAAGGCTTATTTTCAATTTCTGAAAGATTAA
- a CDS encoding GH3 auxin-responsive promoter family protein, translated as MATKALFNTVVNWFIRQRIDQIQNFMERPMETQHGVLFSQLYHAENTDYGKIHGFSSIATYEDFRRNVPIVTYEDFEPYIEKARRGTPDVFWPGYIRKFAKSSGTTNAKSKFIPISEESLEDCHFKAGKDLLSIYANNHPENTLFQNKNLRLGGSSELYEDYNTKFGDLSAIMIENLPFWVEITTTPSKKVSLMSEWESKLKAIVAEVKHEDVGSITGVPSWMMVLLQRTLQDTGHQTVSELWPNLEVFFHGGISFKPYREQYRKIIGKNINYYEIYNASEGFFAIQDQPNSDEMLLMLDYGIFYEFIPMETFHSSDRNAIPLQEVELGKNYAMVITTNSGLWRYLIGDTVRFTSLSPFRIKISGRTKHYINAFGEELMIDNVENALAKACDQTGASLTDFTGAPVFMKDGDSGAHEWIFEFSEMPDDLEKFTDIFDDTLKSLNSDYEAKRYNNMTLKRPLVHVAKPQLFYQWMSARGKLGGQNKVPRLSNDREYIEPLLEMNR; from the coding sequence ATGGCAACAAAGGCACTTTTCAATACCGTAGTTAATTGGTTTATCCGCCAGCGGATCGATCAGATTCAGAATTTCATGGAGCGGCCGATGGAAACCCAGCACGGCGTACTTTTTTCTCAGTTGTATCATGCCGAAAATACCGATTATGGAAAAATCCATGGTTTCAGCTCCATCGCTACTTATGAAGATTTCCGGAGAAATGTTCCGATCGTTACGTATGAAGACTTTGAGCCTTATATTGAAAAGGCGCGCCGTGGCACGCCCGATGTATTTTGGCCCGGTTACATCCGCAAGTTCGCCAAATCATCAGGCACCACGAATGCCAAAAGCAAATTCATTCCTATTTCTGAAGAAAGTTTAGAAGACTGCCATTTTAAGGCCGGTAAAGATCTGTTGTCTATTTACGCCAATAACCACCCGGAGAATACTTTGTTTCAGAATAAAAACCTACGTTTGGGCGGAAGTTCGGAATTGTATGAGGATTATAATACGAAATTTGGTGACCTTTCAGCAATTATGATCGAAAACCTGCCGTTCTGGGTAGAGATTACCACTACGCCAAGCAAAAAAGTATCTCTGATGTCTGAATGGGAAAGCAAGCTGAAAGCCATCGTTGCCGAAGTGAAGCATGAAGATGTAGGAAGCATCACCGGTGTACCGAGCTGGATGATGGTTTTATTGCAGCGAACGCTTCAGGACACAGGACATCAGACCGTCTCTGAGCTATGGCCAAACCTTGAGGTCTTTTTCCATGGCGGTATCAGCTTTAAACCTTATCGCGAACAATACCGTAAAATTATCGGGAAAAACATCAATTACTACGAAATTTACAATGCCTCCGAAGGTTTTTTTGCCATTCAGGACCAGCCTAACAGCGATGAAATGTTGCTGATGTTGGATTATGGCATCTTCTACGAGTTCATCCCCATGGAAACCTTTCATTCATCAGACCGTAATGCCATTCCGCTGCAAGAGGTTGAATTGGGTAAAAATTACGCGATGGTGATTACGACCAATAGTGGTCTTTGGCGTTATTTAATTGGTGATACGGTGCGATTTACCTCTCTTTCGCCTTTTAGGATTAAAATTTCCGGCAGAACGAAGCACTACATCAATGCATTTGGTGAAGAACTCATGATTGATAATGTTGAGAACGCTTTGGCCAAAGCCTGTGACCAAACCGGCGCGTCGTTAACGGATTTCACCGGTGCTCCCGTATTTATGAAGGACGGCGACAGCGGCGCCCACGAATGGATTTTTGAGTTTTCGGAAATGCCCGATGACCTTGAAAAATTTACAGATATCTTTGATGACACGCTGAAATCCTTGAATTCCGACTACGAAGCCAAACGCTATAATAACATGACCCTGAAGCGGCCATTGGTGCATGTGGCAAAACCGCAACTCTTTTATCAATGGATGTCGGCACGCGGTAAACTTGGTGGACAAAACAAAGTGCCACGGTTGAGCAACGACCGTGAATATATAGAACCGCTATTGGAGATGAATCGGTAA
- a CDS encoding BrxA/BrxB family bacilliredoxin: MYPEELVKPMKAELTDKGFQDLSTPEEVKNALTKDGTTLLVINSVCGCAAGAARPGVLFSLTGDKKPDQLVTVFAGVDKDAVAEARRMLAPFPPSSPSVALFKDGELVHMLERHHIEGNPAGAIAANLQAAYNEYC, encoded by the coding sequence ATGTATCCAGAAGAATTAGTAAAGCCGATGAAGGCAGAACTTACAGATAAAGGATTTCAGGATCTATCCACTCCCGAAGAAGTGAAAAACGCGCTTACTAAAGATGGGACTACCCTGCTGGTCATCAACTCGGTATGTGGTTGTGCGGCTGGTGCTGCGCGCCCAGGTGTATTATTCTCCCTCACCGGCGATAAAAAACCAGATCAGTTGGTCACAGTATTTGCAGGTGTAGATAAGGACGCGGTGGCGGAAGCCCGCAGAATGCTAGCACCATTCCCACCAAGTTCCCCAAGCGTGGCGCTCTTCAAAGATGGCGAACTCGTACACATGCTGGAGCGTCATCACATCGAAGGAAATCCTGCCGGTGCTATTGCCGCCAATCTGCAGGCTGCTTACAATGAATACTGCTAA
- a CDS encoding GatB/YqeY domain-containing protein produces MSLENTINDAIKTAMREKDKTALDALRAVKSQIILLKTEARGAEVSAEQEIAILQRMIKQRKDSYEQFAAQERTDLAEVEMAQMKIIEKFLPQQLSAEELETEIKRIIAETGAESAKDLGKVMGTASKALAGKSDGKSISEMAKKLLS; encoded by the coding sequence ATGAGTTTAGAAAATACCATTAATGACGCGATTAAAACCGCAATGCGTGAGAAAGATAAAACCGCACTTGATGCTTTGCGGGCAGTGAAATCTCAAATCATTTTACTCAAAACTGAAGCCCGCGGTGCCGAGGTATCTGCCGAACAGGAGATTGCCATTTTGCAGCGCATGATCAAGCAGCGTAAGGATTCGTATGAGCAATTTGCGGCACAGGAGCGGACAGACCTGGCTGAGGTGGAAATGGCACAGATGAAAATCATTGAAAAATTTCTGCCACAGCAATTATCTGCTGAAGAATTAGAAACAGAGATAAAGAGAATTATTGCTGAAACAGGTGCTGAAAGCGCCAAAGATTTAGGAAAAGTAATGGGAACCGCCAGTAAAGCCCTTGCAGGTAAAAGCGACGGAAAATCCATTTCTGAAATGGCTAAAAAGCTGCTTTCCTAA
- the ftsZ gene encoding cell division protein FtsZ, translated as MENMNTPGFSFDLPKGNSSIIKVIGVGGGGNNALKHMYERGIHGVDFVICNTDAQTLDNNPVANKVQLGVSITEGLGAGADPEVGEKAAIESIEDIKAAMGQNTKMVFITAGMGGGTGTGAAPVIAKVAKDMGILTVGIVTVPFSFEGKRRLEQADAGLDKLRNNVDSLIVINNDKLRQQFGNLGFKSGFSKADEVLTNAAKGMAEVITGYFDVNIDFRDAKSVLANSGTALMSNGIASGENKAEEAVKKALDSPLLNDNKITGARNVLLLIRSGSEEVTMDEIGVIMDHIQKEAGHTADIIFGVGTDEELGDSVSVLVIATGFAKDHQKHSGISEKIKFSLSDEISVAPKSETPVSQKTEREEIRREDFTRRGLFVLDDEDDRPTPEFSVKNVETTTAGNRETSAERQFFTLEEEEFTAPQQHSADNSSDFGHFSLEDESTEEPESHSIKFDVEDEPVKKENKSAFPNDKPNEFTFFVNEPIEEPMAEAPQPKAEIKEQPVQKSTVQVPQPVEEIKETPVETYEDEFTFISKSTSNEKISERRNKLKEFNSRYQTAEADNDFERVPAFRRKNISIDGNNASEHRISTFLSEDNGRMQVRENRFLNKDVD; from the coding sequence ATGGAAAATATGAACACCCCAGGATTCTCCTTTGATCTACCAAAAGGCAATTCATCAATCATAAAAGTTATTGGTGTTGGGGGCGGCGGTAACAACGCGCTGAAGCACATGTACGAAAGAGGCATCCACGGTGTAGATTTCGTGATATGTAATACCGATGCCCAAACCCTCGACAACAATCCCGTTGCAAATAAAGTACAGTTAGGCGTTTCCATCACCGAAGGCCTCGGTGCCGGCGCCGACCCCGAAGTAGGCGAAAAAGCCGCTATTGAAAGTATAGAAGATATAAAAGCTGCCATGGGGCAGAATACCAAGATGGTTTTCATTACCGCTGGTATGGGCGGTGGTACCGGTACCGGTGCTGCGCCAGTAATTGCCAAAGTCGCCAAAGACATGGGCATCCTTACCGTAGGTATCGTTACCGTACCCTTTAGTTTTGAAGGTAAAAGAAGGCTTGAGCAGGCAGATGCCGGGTTGGATAAACTTCGAAATAACGTAGATTCTTTAATCGTCATTAATAACGATAAACTTCGTCAACAATTTGGGAACCTCGGTTTCAAATCTGGTTTTTCTAAAGCAGATGAGGTACTAACCAATGCCGCAAAAGGCATGGCAGAGGTAATTACCGGCTACTTTGATGTAAACATCGACTTCCGTGATGCCAAATCGGTGCTCGCCAATTCCGGTACCGCATTAATGTCCAACGGTATTGCTTCCGGCGAGAACAAAGCCGAAGAAGCTGTGAAAAAAGCCCTTGATTCTCCACTGCTGAACGACAACAAAATCACCGGCGCACGCAACGTACTGTTACTCATCAGAAGTGGCTCTGAAGAAGTTACCATGGATGAGATCGGTGTAATTATGGATCATATCCAGAAAGAAGCTGGCCATACCGCAGACATTATTTTTGGGGTGGGTACCGATGAGGAATTGGGAGATTCCGTAAGCGTACTGGTCATTGCCACCGGTTTTGCAAAAGATCACCAGAAACATTCCGGCATTTCCGAGAAAATTAAATTCTCACTGTCCGATGAAATATCCGTAGCGCCAAAATCAGAAACTCCGGTAAGCCAAAAAACAGAACGCGAAGAAATTCGCCGCGAAGATTTTACGCGTCGTGGCCTGTTTGTTTTAGATGATGAGGATGACCGCCCAACACCGGAATTTTCAGTGAAAAATGTAGAGACCACTACCGCCGGAAATCGCGAGACTTCTGCTGAACGACAATTTTTTACCCTTGAAGAAGAAGAATTTACCGCACCGCAACAGCATAGCGCGGACAACAGTTCAGACTTCGGTCACTTTTCACTTGAAGATGAAAGTACAGAGGAGCCAGAATCTCATTCAATTAAATTTGATGTAGAAGATGAGCCTGTAAAGAAAGAAAATAAAAGTGCATTTCCTAACGATAAGCCCAACGAATTCACTTTTTTCGTAAACGAACCGATTGAGGAGCCAATGGCTGAAGCACCGCAGCCAAAAGCAGAAATCAAAGAACAACCGGTTCAAAAATCCACCGTACAGGTGCCACAACCCGTTGAAGAGATAAAGGAGACGCCAGTAGAAACCTATGAGGACGAATTTACCTTTATCAGCAAGTCCACGTCAAACGAAAAAATATCTGAAAGACGGAACAAGCTTAAAGAGTTCAATTCGCGCTATCAAACCGCCGAGGCGGATAACGACTTTGAGCGTGTGCCGGCTTTTCGCAGAAAAAATATTTCGATTGATGGGAACAACGCTTCAGAACACCGCATCAGCACGTTTCTTTCCGAAGATAACGGCAGGATGCAGGTGCGCGAAAACCGTTTCCTCAATAAAGATGTAGATTAA
- the ftsA gene encoding cell division protein FtsA, protein MENHEYSVGLDIGTTKIVAIVGRRNAHGKIEILGVGTAKSLGVHKGIVNNISQTIQSIKAAVAQAQASSGVEISKVTVGIAGKHIRSLQHSDYIMRDNPDQYITEDDIEKLKDQVKKLVMLPGEEIIHVLPQEYKVDSEGEIQEPVGMHGKRLEANFHVVVGQMGSIRNIARCVREAGLEMEALTLEPLASSEAVLTKEEKEAGVAIVDIGGGTTDIAIFKDNIIRHTCVIPYGGGIITEDIKEGCSIIEKHAEQLKVKFGSAVPELEKDSTFVTIPGLHGRPDKEISLKTLAQVVNARVEEILEMVNTELKAYGAFEQKKKLIAGIVLTGGGSNLRHLRQLANYTTGFDSRIGFSNEYIANDRNQALKGPEYATSIGLLMESLKIRDKKSHVTAPTEEPEAIDTPAENVAEKTAEVTEEEMVTQHTEKRRNKLTIGQKIMESVKKFFEEVE, encoded by the coding sequence ATGGAAAATCACGAGTATTCAGTAGGACTCGACATTGGTACCACTAAAATTGTGGCCATTGTGGGACGGCGAAATGCCCACGGCAAGATCGAAATCCTCGGCGTAGGCACCGCCAAAAGTTTAGGCGTTCACAAAGGCATTGTGAACAATATTTCGCAAACCATACAATCCATCAAAGCCGCCGTTGCCCAGGCCCAGGCAAGCTCGGGGGTAGAGATTAGCAAAGTTACAGTAGGGATCGCGGGCAAACATATCCGTTCGCTGCAGCATTCAGATTATATCATGCGCGATAATCCCGATCAGTACATCACCGAAGATGATATTGAAAAACTGAAAGATCAGGTCAAGAAACTGGTCATGTTGCCTGGTGAAGAGATCATCCACGTACTTCCGCAGGAGTATAAGGTAGATTCCGAAGGCGAAATCCAAGAGCCGGTAGGTATGCACGGCAAACGTCTCGAGGCCAATTTCCACGTCGTGGTAGGGCAGATGGGCAGCATCCGCAACATCGCCCGATGTGTGCGCGAAGCAGGTCTGGAGATGGAAGCACTAACGCTGGAACCATTAGCTTCGTCCGAAGCCGTACTTACCAAAGAAGAAAAAGAAGCCGGTGTGGCGATTGTAGATATTGGGGGCGGTACCACAGATATTGCGATTTTTAAAGACAACATCATCCGTCATACCTGCGTAATCCCATACGGTGGCGGCATCATTACCGAAGACATCAAAGAAGGTTGCTCGATTATCGAGAAACATGCGGAGCAACTTAAAGTAAAGTTCGGCTCAGCAGTGCCAGAACTTGAAAAAGATAGTACTTTTGTAACCATTCCCGGATTGCATGGTCGGCCCGATAAAGAAATCAGCCTTAAGACGCTGGCCCAGGTCGTAAACGCCAGAGTAGAAGAAATCCTGGAAATGGTGAATACCGAACTGAAAGCCTACGGCGCTTTTGAACAGAAGAAGAAACTGATTGCAGGAATTGTGTTGACAGGCGGTGGCTCCAACCTGCGTCATCTGCGTCAGTTAGCAAATTATACCACAGGTTTTGACAGCCGTATCGGGTTTTCGAATGAGTATATTGCTAATGATAGAAATCAAGCCCTTAAAGGTCCCGAATATGCGACCTCAATCGGTTTGTTGATGGAAAGTCTAAAAATCCGTGATAAGAAAAGCCATGTAACCGCACCGACGGAAGAACCAGAGGCAATAGACACCCCAGCAGAGAATGTGGCAGAAAAAACAGCGGAAGTAACTGAGGAGGAAATGGTGACACAACACACCGAAAAGCGCCGGAACAAGCTTACCATCGGCCAGAAAATTATGGAAAGCGTAAAGAAATTCTTCGAAGAAGTAGAGTAA
- a CDS encoding cell division protein FtsQ/DivIB — MKKKFRILKILITVIIFGFLLSFSLKRFHHKPMEKVTVNLLKTTRPVYFIDEKEVKQMVEKSNPGKKVGDIDIPELEKELRALPAVDSANVYLNLNGNLTIDIRQKVPAFRLSRGDEDFYVDTKGTEFPVSKNYSFPCMLVTGKVDPSEYPKLAELVYKIEKDEFSRKYFIGISKEKGGYNLLTSTGNYKVEIGDLDKIHLKVEGFKTFVEKYLVYQQPEKYSKISVKYDNQIVTTLNPNFKENDSLINLGRKELAKTPTVADAAKARTN, encoded by the coding sequence ATGAAAAAGAAATTCAGAATATTAAAAATATTGATTACCGTAATCATCTTCGGATTTTTGCTGAGCTTTTCTTTGAAGAGATTTCACCACAAACCGATGGAAAAAGTGACGGTAAACCTGCTGAAAACTACCCGCCCCGTCTATTTCATCGATGAAAAAGAAGTGAAGCAGATGGTTGAAAAATCCAATCCCGGTAAAAAAGTGGGGGATATTGATATTCCGGAGCTTGAAAAAGAACTCAGGGCCTTGCCAGCCGTAGACAGCGCCAATGTATATCTGAACCTTAACGGTAACCTGACTATCGATATCCGCCAGAAAGTTCCGGCATTCCGGCTCAGCAGAGGAGATGAGGACTTTTATGTCGATACCAAAGGAACAGAATTTCCTGTTTCTAAAAATTACTCGTTCCCATGCATGCTGGTCACCGGCAAGGTAGATCCCTCGGAATATCCCAAACTGGCCGAACTCGTGTATAAAATAGAGAAAGATGAATTTAGCAGGAAATATTTCATCGGGATCTCAAAAGAAAAGGGCGGCTACAACCTGCTCACCAGTACCGGAAATTATAAGGTAGAAATTGGCGATCTGGACAAAATACATTTAAAGGTAGAAGGTTTTAAAACATTCGTAGAGAAATATCTTGTTTATCAGCAACCTGAAAAGTACAGCAAAATATCAGTAAAATACGATAACCAAATCGTTACTACCTTAAACCCCAATTTCAAAGAAAACGACAGTCTGATAAATCTTGGTCGAAAAGAACTGGCAAAAACCCCAACCGTAGCAGATGCGGCAAAAGCCAGAACCAACTAG
- the murC gene encoding UDP-N-acetylmuramate--L-alanine ligase, which yields MTSLNTYQNFYFVGIGGIGMSALARYFHASGKKVLGYDKTVTKLTSALVSEGIDIVFEDIIDDKIVGLDKENTLVIFTPAIKKLGILKHFHEEGFTVLKRAKVLGMITQSTNCIAMAGTHGKTTTSSLVAHLCKEADLSFSAFLGGIAENFHSNFIFNGSDFSVLEADEYDRSFLNLSPDWAVITSTDADHLDIYGDTATIEKSFCDFAGLVPSAQQLFVRKGINIGRETKTYAVNEEADFYSDNIREIGDKIYFDFHTENETVKDFEWEIPGIHNVENATAAIALLHSLGVDFQTLKRAIARFKGIKRRYAKHTYGDKIYIDDYAHHPTELDAVIGSVKTFYPDKKLLVVFQPHLFSRTRDFADAFAQSLSAADELVLLDIYPARELQENFEGITSTWLAEKIAMEAKEVATLENAFEIIKNKNFDILLTVGAGNIDTLYDGIVEWLSAKTNIATV from the coding sequence ATGACATCTTTAAACACCTATCAGAACTTCTATTTTGTCGGCATCGGCGGCATCGGTATGAGTGCGCTGGCGCGCTACTTCCATGCTTCCGGGAAAAAGGTGCTTGGGTACGATAAAACGGTAACGAAACTGACTTCGGCTTTGGTATCGGAAGGGATCGATATTGTTTTTGAAGATATAATTGATGATAAAATAGTAGGATTAGATAAAGAGAATACTTTAGTGATCTTTACGCCTGCGATAAAGAAACTCGGTATTCTCAAACACTTTCATGAAGAAGGTTTCACGGTGCTGAAAAGGGCCAAAGTGCTCGGCATGATTACCCAAAGTACCAACTGCATCGCGATGGCCGGCACACATGGCAAAACCACTACCTCATCTTTGGTAGCGCATCTCTGCAAAGAAGCCGATTTGTCGTTTTCCGCGTTCTTGGGCGGGATTGCAGAGAATTTTCATTCTAATTTTATATTTAACGGAAGCGATTTTTCGGTTTTAGAAGCCGATGAATACGACCGCAGCTTCCTGAATCTTTCACCCGACTGGGCCGTAATCACTTCAACAGATGCCGACCATCTGGATATTTATGGCGACACGGCAACTATTGAGAAAAGCTTCTGCGATTTTGCCGGTTTGGTGCCTTCAGCCCAACAACTGTTCGTAAGAAAAGGCATCAATATCGGTCGCGAGACGAAAACATACGCGGTAAATGAAGAAGCCGATTTTTATTCCGATAACATCCGCGAAATTGGTGATAAAATATATTTTGATTTCCACACAGAAAACGAAACAGTTAAAGACTTCGAGTGGGAAATCCCGGGTATCCATAATGTAGAAAATGCTACTGCGGCCATTGCCTTGCTGCATTCATTAGGGGTAGATTTTCAAACGCTAAAGCGCGCTATTGCCAGGTTTAAAGGCATTAAAAGAAGATATGCCAAGCACACGTACGGGGACAAAATTTATATTGATGATTATGCCCATCACCCCACCGAACTTGATGCGGTCATTGGCTCGGTAAAAACTTTTTATCCGGATAAGAAGTTGCTGGTGGTCTTCCAGCCACATTTGTTTAGCCGTACACGGGATTTCGCGGATGCTTTTGCGCAAAGCCTCAGTGCTGCTGATGAACTGGTTTTACTTGATATTTATCCGGCAAGGGAATTACAGGAGAATTTTGAAGGCATCACCTCCACATGGCTCGCAGAGAAAATAGCGATGGAAGCGAAGGAAGTTGCCACTCTTGAAAATGCTTTTGAAATCATTAAGAATAAAAATTTCGACATCCTGCTTACCGTGGGCGCAGGAAATATTGATACTTTGTACGATGGTATTGTAGAATGGCTTTCAGCGAAAACTAATATCGCAACAGTGTAA
- the murG gene encoding undecaprenyldiphospho-muramoylpentapeptide beta-N-acetylglucosaminyltransferase produces the protein MNRQLKILMSGGGTGGHIFPAVAIADELRKRFPEASFLFIGANGKMEMEKVPAAGYKIEGLNIAGFNRSSLIKNIGLPVKIISSLLKTRKIIKDFNPDFAIGTGGFASGPALFAASFAGVPIFLQEQNSLPGKTNQFLAKKARAVFTAYPDMEHFFPDTKTFFLGNPVRQNIVTNLIDPALAKERLGLDKDKLTILSVGGSLGSATLNNAWKEHLGKILSRDYQLIWQTGKNDYQQILQETETRQCRNLQTVAFIQNMELAYSAADIIVSRAGAIAISELALAQKPVLLVPFPYAAEDHQTKNALTLVEKNAARMVKDSEMKEKFWPILSEMCENAALRREMSENLAFFAKPQATGKIVDQIVTLLKLTS, from the coding sequence ATGAACAGACAACTTAAGATATTAATGAGCGGTGGCGGCACTGGCGGGCACATCTTCCCTGCGGTAGCCATTGCGGATGAGCTTCGGAAGAGATTTCCGGAAGCCTCATTTCTGTTTATTGGCGCCAACGGTAAGATGGAGATGGAAAAGGTTCCGGCTGCCGGCTATAAGATTGAGGGCCTGAATATCGCAGGTTTCAACAGAAGCAGTCTCATAAAAAATATCGGGCTGCCTGTAAAAATTATTTCGAGCTTACTGAAAACCAGGAAAATCATCAAAGATTTCAATCCCGATTTTGCCATCGGTACTGGTGGCTTTGCCAGCGGTCCGGCGCTATTTGCCGCTTCGTTCGCAGGCGTCCCCATTTTCTTGCAGGAACAGAATTCCTTGCCAGGAAAAACAAACCAGTTTCTGGCTAAAAAAGCACGGGCAGTTTTTACTGCCTATCCGGATATGGAGCATTTTTTTCCGGATACCAAAACCTTTTTCTTGGGCAATCCGGTAAGGCAAAACATCGTCACGAATCTCATAGATCCTGCTTTAGCCAAGGAAAGGCTGGGCCTGGATAAAGATAAGCTGACCATCCTTTCCGTCGGTGGCTCCTTAGGTTCCGCTACTTTAAACAATGCGTGGAAAGAGCATTTAGGTAAAATATTAAGCCGCGATTACCAGCTGATCTGGCAAACCGGTAAGAATGATTATCAGCAAATCCTTCAGGAAACAGAAACTCGCCAATGCCGCAACCTTCAAACCGTCGCGTTCATCCAGAATATGGAACTGGCATACTCCGCGGCTGATATTATCGTATCCCGCGCGGGCGCTATCGCCATCTCAGAACTGGCTTTGGCACAGAAGCCGGTGCTTTTGGTACCTTTTCCGTACGCGGCGGAGGATCATCAGACCAAAAATGCACTCACGCTGGTAGAAAAAAACGCGGCACGAATGGTAAAAGACAGTGAAATGAAAGAGAAATTCTGGCCTATTTTAAGCGAAATGTGCGAAAATGCAGCTTTACGTCGCGAAATGTCAGAAAATCTTGCTTTTTTTGCTAAACCGCAGGCTACCGGTAAAATAGTAGATCAAATTGTAACCCTACTCAAACTCACATCATAA